A single window of Rubripirellula lacrimiformis DNA harbors:
- a CDS encoding S41 family peptidase — MPPRNLNIIIIAAAISLLCYATHRRARPAMIVGDALNLIDSYYVDPVDSEALLIAAMNGMTSTLDENSEYIPGAAYESFQDNINQEFAGIGIYVEATEDGGPVRVRTPLVGSPALKAGFLPGDLIVKVDGEDVSKMPLPDVSNRLRGPVGTTVKITVRRPERTTETNTDTAAVAEPDADADNTVDDNTVDDDQVADNQVAEVPYEEKLLTVTRARIELESVAGDYRDEHDHWVFRLREDPTIGYIRLTSFGEKSTDEMKRALAQLDNNFRGLVLDLRGNGGGLLHTAADISDMFLNAGNIVTTRTRGGVIESRFDAEPGTLVDPKKPFAILIDGNSASASEIVSACMQDNHRAIVVGTRSYGKGTVQNILPLQFGRSALRLTVARYYRPSGANIHRTQDATDDDEWGVTPDDGMIVELDEESLIKVARRWTEAAYPALAVEMMSESDDSTVSTSTMIDPQLRRAVETLKTQIEETTPESEAA, encoded by the coding sequence ATGCCGCCCCGCAATCTGAACATCATTATCATTGCCGCCGCCATCAGCCTGCTTTGCTATGCCACGCATCGCCGTGCCCGGCCAGCCATGATCGTCGGGGACGCGTTGAATTTAATCGATTCCTATTATGTGGACCCGGTCGATAGCGAGGCATTGTTGATCGCGGCGATGAACGGGATGACGTCGACGCTGGACGAGAACAGCGAATACATTCCGGGCGCGGCCTACGAGAGTTTCCAGGACAATATCAACCAAGAATTCGCGGGCATCGGTATCTATGTCGAAGCGACCGAGGATGGCGGGCCGGTACGAGTCAGGACACCGTTGGTCGGATCACCCGCGCTGAAGGCGGGTTTCTTGCCAGGCGACCTGATCGTGAAAGTCGACGGCGAAGACGTTTCCAAAATGCCGTTGCCCGACGTCAGCAATCGGCTGCGAGGACCGGTCGGAACGACCGTCAAGATCACCGTCCGCAGGCCCGAGCGAACAACCGAAACCAATACGGATACGGCTGCGGTGGCTGAACCCGATGCCGATGCCGACAACACGGTGGACGACAACACTGTGGACGACGACCAGGTTGCCGACAACCAGGTTGCCGAAGTGCCCTACGAAGAAAAGTTGCTGACGGTCACCCGAGCACGAATCGAACTGGAATCGGTTGCGGGTGACTACCGCGACGAGCACGACCATTGGGTATTCCGCTTGCGCGAAGACCCCACGATCGGGTACATCCGATTGACCAGTTTTGGCGAAAAATCGACCGACGAGATGAAGCGAGCATTGGCTCAGTTGGACAACAACTTTCGCGGCTTGGTGTTGGACTTGCGTGGCAACGGTGGCGGGCTGCTGCACACCGCGGCCGACATCAGCGACATGTTCTTGAACGCTGGCAACATCGTCACCACACGGACCCGAGGGGGCGTGATCGAATCGCGATTTGACGCGGAACCGGGAACCCTGGTCGACCCAAAGAAACCGTTCGCGATTTTGATCGACGGAAACTCGGCCAGCGCCAGCGAGATCGTTTCCGCCTGCATGCAAGACAATCATCGGGCGATCGTGGTGGGGACACGCAGTTACGGCAAAGGCACGGTACAGAATATCTTGCCGCTGCAATTTGGACGCAGCGCGCTACGATTGACCGTGGCTCGCTATTACCGCCCCAGCGGTGCCAACATTCATCGCACCCAGGATGCCACTGATGACGATGAATGGGGCGTAACGCCGGACGATGGGATGATCGTGGAACTGGACGAAGAAAGCCTGATCAAGGTGGCTCGCCGCTGGACCGAAGCGGCCTATCCAGCGCTTGCCGTCGAGATGATGTCCGAATCGGATGATTCGACCGTTTCCACTAGCACGATGATCGACCCGCAATTGCGACGGGCGGTGGAAACGCTGAAAACCCAGATCGAAGAGACGACTCCGGAATCCGAAGCCGCCTAG
- a CDS encoding sugar phosphate nucleotidyltransferase: protein MQVRKAVITAAAPDQNRLPLQQLVDASGDEKTALQLIIEETVAAGIEEICLVIKPGDREAYQSAAGGLLRSLNFVEQPESAGYADAILQAKSFVADEPFLHLVGDHLYVSAVDAPCAKQLVEVANEFECSVSAVESTRENNLPYFGIVSGPHVPRRERLYEIERVVEKPTPTYAEQELVTPGLRVGHYLGFFGMHVLTPEIIPLLEQVRDQASTAGASAPKPSLSDAASLMPSRGRYLAYEIHGSRYNLGVKYGLLKAQLAIGLSGIDREQILTEMVDLLSHRLEAKSV, encoded by the coding sequence ATGCAGGTCCGCAAGGCCGTCATCACGGCAGCCGCCCCCGATCAAAACCGACTACCGCTGCAGCAGTTGGTCGACGCCAGTGGCGATGAAAAAACGGCACTCCAGTTGATCATCGAAGAAACGGTGGCGGCCGGCATCGAAGAGATCTGTCTGGTGATCAAACCGGGCGACCGCGAAGCCTATCAGTCGGCCGCCGGTGGCCTGTTACGCAGCCTGAATTTTGTCGAGCAGCCGGAATCAGCCGGTTATGCCGATGCGATCCTGCAGGCCAAATCATTCGTTGCCGACGAACCGTTTTTGCACTTGGTCGGCGATCACTTGTACGTCAGTGCCGTCGACGCACCCTGTGCCAAGCAGTTGGTCGAAGTGGCCAACGAATTCGAGTGTTCGGTATCGGCAGTCGAATCGACTCGCGAAAACAACTTGCCCTACTTTGGAATCGTCAGCGGCCCCCACGTCCCTCGCCGCGAACGTCTGTATGAGATCGAACGTGTGGTCGAAAAACCCACGCCTACCTATGCGGAACAAGAATTGGTGACGCCGGGACTGCGTGTGGGTCACTACCTTGGGTTCTTTGGGATGCATGTCCTGACCCCCGAGATCATCCCGCTGTTGGAACAGGTCCGCGATCAGGCCAGCACGGCAGGTGCCTCTGCGCCAAAACCTAGCTTGTCCGATGCTGCATCGCTGATGCCATCGCGAGGCCGCTATCTGGCCTACGAAATCCATGGGTCACGCTACAACCTTGGTGTCAAATACGGGCTGTTGAAGGCTCAGCTTGCCATCGGACTCTCTGGCATCGATCGAGAGCAGATTTTGACTGAAATGGTCGACCTGCTATCGCATCGTTTGGAGGCCAAGTCGGTATGA
- a CDS encoding rhomboid family protein, which translates to MGLYDRDYGRQERTAWDRIENPRSITIILIVVTVAVFFLEILFQTTSTVRIPGAGDMQVKTSPVADWLAVYADTLYKPWMWWQFLSYGFVHDFQKIFHILFNMLGLFFFGRIIEQKLGQMEFLRFYLVAIVFGGIVASITNLITFQIAGVQASTIGASGAVVATVILFACHYPHQQIYLMMVFPVKAWVAAVLFVAMDVAGALGLMASMGSSGNTAFTVHLAGAAFALVYFFQRWNLRFLSPGALTDIPARMRDRSRRMKIKLHDPDKKLEKEAEDADRILAKIHQQGESSLTAAERKVLERYSRRQREKRNQ; encoded by the coding sequence ATGGGGCTTTACGACCGCGACTACGGACGCCAAGAACGGACCGCTTGGGATCGGATCGAAAATCCTCGTAGCATCACGATCATTCTGATCGTGGTGACCGTGGCGGTGTTTTTTCTAGAGATCCTGTTTCAGACCACTTCGACAGTCCGGATTCCCGGTGCTGGCGATATGCAGGTCAAAACCAGTCCGGTCGCCGACTGGCTGGCCGTTTACGCCGACACGCTGTACAAGCCGTGGATGTGGTGGCAGTTTTTGTCGTATGGATTCGTTCACGACTTCCAGAAGATCTTCCACATCCTGTTCAACATGCTGGGCCTATTCTTTTTCGGCCGCATCATCGAACAGAAACTGGGCCAAATGGAATTCTTGCGATTCTATTTGGTCGCGATTGTGTTCGGTGGCATCGTGGCGTCGATCACGAACCTGATCACCTTTCAGATCGCCGGGGTTCAGGCTTCGACGATTGGTGCTAGTGGCGCGGTGGTCGCAACCGTGATTTTGTTCGCCTGCCATTACCCGCACCAACAGATCTATCTGATGATGGTGTTTCCGGTCAAAGCCTGGGTCGCCGCGGTGCTGTTCGTGGCGATGGACGTGGCCGGTGCTTTGGGTTTGATGGCCAGCATGGGATCGTCAGGCAACACCGCCTTTACGGTTCACCTAGCCGGTGCCGCATTTGCGTTGGTGTATTTTTTCCAGCGCTGGAATCTGCGTTTCTTGTCCCCCGGGGCACTGACGGACATTCCCGCACGCATGCGTGACCGTTCCCGCCGGATGAAGATCAAACTGCACGACCCCGACAAAAAACTTGAAAAAGAAGCCGAGGATGCCGATCGGATTCTGGCTAAAATTCATCAACAAGGTGAATCCAGCCTCACAGCCGCCGAACGCAAGGTTCTGGAACGGTATAGCCGCCGCCAACGCGAAAAAAGAAACCAATGA
- a CDS encoding DUF1553 domain-containing protein, with the protein MKPSWTSQSTGLRSFAIDQMGRTLSVAGFVLAGLMLTPWPSLAVADKPSSDIAPSSDQVDFESQIAPILAEHCLGCHSPNIKKGELSLATADDIHDLQYVHPGKAGSSRLLEVISSVDGAEPEMPMDGEPLADDSIALIRRWIDQGALWPDTVVVREKSKADDSWWSLQPLQQQFAHNTIDEFIDGPLQASKLKRNAPADRRTLIRRATYDLTGLPPTPDQVRAFVDSDDPLVYEKWIDHLLASPEYGQRWGRHWLDVVRFGESIGFERNVIINELWPFRDYIIRSLNADRPFDQLIREHIAGDVLNDPSIDATESAIGTAFLVSGPYDDVGNQDAAQAAQIRANTLDEIIRATSEAFLGLTVGCARCHDHKFDPIAQDDYYALYATFAGVRHGAVPLATPEDRLRRETLLEPLQTSKAKIQQQISQIDAAVMKRANANLAQYQKAWPRPAVDRRGTEETFDPIVASHVRLVCKAQDNHPSSKSGFRIDEFEVWSSGDESESVNVALASNGATASGAARQIQDFADAYGPQLTIDGKTGARFIAAESTLTIHLAQPTEINRVFFSSGRGEADPNSGVFTFVAEYDIEVSSDAEQWIKVATGDDRQPIQRDSVLNRRLSRLAITDDERQQKSRLESEMRDVNRRISAVPATSMVYIGRRVADDAKGPFHLFIGGSPQRKGDAVVPSSLSSLRGRASDYQLSADADEATRRRSLADWLVDDSNPLTPRVLANRIWHFHFGTGIVDTPNDFGYMGGRPTHPELLDFLATQLQQDGWRIKPMHRRIMLSKTYRQSSDFDEQAARSDADARLLWRFPPRRLSAEEIRDTLLQVAGQLDTTSGGPGFRLYQFLQDNVCTYLPLDQHGPETYRRAVYHQNARASVVDLMTEFDQPDCTFSAPRRSSTTTPLQALTLLNHSFTMDMAASMAARIRDTAGPDHEPQIHAAYQRCYARAPQADELAACRSLLSDSDLTTLCRVLLNTSELIDVR; encoded by the coding sequence ATGAAACCTTCATGGACGTCGCAGTCGACTGGACTTCGATCCTTCGCCATCGATCAGATGGGTCGTACCCTTTCCGTCGCCGGCTTTGTTCTGGCTGGCTTGATGTTGACGCCATGGCCCAGTCTCGCGGTGGCAGACAAACCATCATCCGACATCGCACCGTCTTCCGACCAAGTCGATTTCGAAAGCCAGATCGCACCGATCTTGGCCGAACACTGTCTTGGTTGCCATTCGCCCAACATCAAAAAGGGTGAACTGTCGCTGGCCACCGCCGACGACATCCACGATCTGCAGTACGTCCATCCAGGCAAGGCAGGATCGAGTCGTTTGCTGGAGGTGATTTCTTCGGTCGATGGCGCAGAACCTGAAATGCCAATGGACGGCGAACCACTGGCGGACGACAGCATTGCGTTGATCCGTCGCTGGATTGATCAAGGCGCCCTGTGGCCGGACACGGTCGTCGTCCGCGAGAAATCCAAGGCCGATGATTCATGGTGGTCGCTGCAACCACTGCAACAACAGTTTGCACACAACACGATTGATGAATTCATCGACGGGCCGCTACAGGCATCGAAACTGAAACGCAATGCGCCCGCCGATCGACGGACATTGATCCGCCGTGCTACCTACGACCTGACGGGATTGCCACCCACCCCCGATCAGGTCCGAGCGTTCGTTGATTCCGATGATCCCTTGGTCTACGAGAAATGGATCGATCATCTGTTGGCGTCACCCGAATACGGTCAACGTTGGGGGCGTCATTGGTTGGACGTGGTTCGATTTGGTGAAAGCATTGGATTCGAACGCAACGTCATCATCAACGAATTGTGGCCTTTCCGTGACTACATCATCCGATCCCTGAATGCCGATCGACCCTTTGATCAATTGATTCGCGAACACATCGCCGGCGATGTGCTGAACGATCCAAGTATCGACGCGACCGAATCGGCGATCGGGACGGCATTCTTGGTGTCGGGACCGTACGACGACGTTGGCAACCAGGATGCGGCCCAAGCGGCACAGATACGTGCCAACACGCTAGACGAAATCATTCGCGCCACCAGCGAAGCGTTCTTGGGTTTGACCGTCGGGTGCGCGCGATGCCACGATCACAAATTCGATCCCATTGCGCAAGACGACTACTACGCGTTGTACGCCACCTTTGCGGGTGTTCGTCACGGCGCCGTTCCGCTGGCGACCCCCGAAGATCGACTCCGCCGCGAAACACTGCTGGAACCACTGCAGACTTCGAAGGCAAAGATTCAACAGCAAATCAGCCAGATCGATGCAGCGGTGATGAAACGAGCCAACGCAAATTTGGCCCAGTACCAGAAAGCCTGGCCTCGTCCTGCGGTCGATCGCCGGGGCACCGAGGAAACCTTTGACCCGATTGTGGCCAGCCATGTCCGTCTGGTTTGCAAAGCACAGGACAACCATCCGAGTTCCAAGTCTGGATTTCGGATCGATGAATTCGAGGTCTGGTCATCGGGAGACGAATCGGAAAGTGTCAATGTTGCGTTGGCATCCAACGGTGCCACGGCATCCGGGGCCGCTCGTCAGATTCAAGACTTTGCCGACGCGTACGGTCCCCAGCTGACGATCGATGGGAAAACCGGTGCTCGGTTCATTGCCGCAGAATCCACGTTGACCATTCATTTGGCGCAACCAACCGAGATCAACCGCGTGTTCTTCTCTAGCGGACGTGGCGAGGCGGATCCGAATTCAGGCGTCTTCACGTTTGTTGCCGAATACGACATCGAAGTTTCTAGCGACGCCGAACAATGGATCAAGGTCGCCACCGGTGACGACCGCCAACCGATCCAGCGCGATAGCGTTCTGAATCGACGGCTATCCCGATTGGCGATCACCGATGATGAACGCCAACAAAAATCTCGTCTTGAATCAGAAATGCGCGATGTGAATCGTCGTATATCTGCGGTACCGGCCACATCGATGGTCTACATCGGACGCCGGGTGGCCGACGATGCCAAGGGCCCCTTTCATCTGTTCATCGGCGGCAGTCCCCAGCGCAAGGGCGACGCGGTGGTGCCGTCCAGTTTATCGTCGCTTCGCGGCCGTGCATCCGATTACCAGTTGTCCGCCGACGCCGACGAAGCAACGCGGCGCAGATCGTTGGCCGATTGGTTGGTCGATGATTCCAACCCGCTGACGCCGCGCGTGTTGGCCAATCGCATCTGGCACTTTCATTTCGGCACGGGCATCGTCGACACACCCAACGACTTTGGCTACATGGGCGGTCGGCCCACGCATCCCGAACTGCTGGACTTCCTAGCCACCCAACTGCAACAGGATGGTTGGCGAATCAAACCGATGCACCGGCGGATCATGTTATCAAAAACCTACCGTCAATCGTCGGACTTTGATGAACAGGCAGCCCGCAGCGATGCCGACGCACGGCTGCTGTGGCGATTCCCGCCGCGTCGTTTGTCGGCCGAAGAAATCCGCGACACGCTGTTGCAGGTGGCGGGACAACTTGACACCACATCGGGCGGCCCTGGATTCCGGCTGTATCAATTTTTGCAAGACAACGTCTGCACCTATCTGCCCTTGGACCAGCACGGGCCGGAAACCTACCGTCGGGCCGTCTACCACCAAAACGCTCGCGCATCGGTCGTCGATTTGATGACCGAGTTTGATCAGCCGGACTGTACCTTTTCGGCACCGAGACGTTCGTCGACCACCACACCGCTGCAAGCCCTGACGTTGTTGAACCATAGCTTCACGATGGACATGGCCGCTTCGATGGCCGCGCGAATTCGTGACACTGCCGGACCGGATCATGAACCACAGATTCATGCGGCCTATCAACGATGCTACGCCCGGGCACCCCAAGCGGACGAATTGGCGGCTTGTCGGTCGCTTTTAAGTGACAGTGATTTGACAACCTTGTGCCGCGTCCTTTTGAACACCAGCGAGTTGATCGATGTTCGGTAA
- a CDS encoding type II toxin-antitoxin system RelE/ParE family toxin, producing the protein MSVKIQLRMTQLAAVETLADLHLLPGARCHALTGNLKGKFAVDLVHPDRLLFSPDHEPLPLKDDGGLILKEVTAVLIEGIGDYHGK; encoded by the coding sequence ATGTCTGTGAAGATTCAACTTCGGATGACTCAGCTCGCTGCGGTGGAGACTTTGGCAGACCTGCATTTGCTTCCAGGAGCGAGATGCCACGCTTTGACCGGGAACTTGAAGGGGAAGTTTGCGGTAGATCTTGTCCACCCGGATCGACTGCTGTTTTCACCTGACCACGAACCACTCCCTCTCAAAGATGATGGAGGTTTGATCTTAAAGGAGGTCACAGCGGTATTGATCGAAGGGATTGGGGATTACCACGGAAAGTGA
- a CDS encoding DUF1501 domain-containing protein, protein MFGKPNRRNAAAQPLSEIARRSFLGNVATGLGGVGLMHLLSGLDVQAPAWGQEVGSGNQWQPGSGRTHHPAKAKRVLQIMCPGAASHMDLWEHKPSLEKYNGQPLPGEENMVSFQGKNGNLMKSPWEFVPCGESGKPITSMMPHMAQHVDDIAFCHAMHSKTNTHGPGCVFMNTGHDTEGFPTAGAWASYALGSANDNLPTYVAISDVRGEPPNGKANWTNGFLPARHQAIMMSDQQPIRNLMTPPGLSPQIESKSRDLLEQLNQRYAQQYPAESDLQARMAAYELAARMQVSAPEVSDLSRESKSTHEAYGTEDANPLKAAYARNCLLARRLLERDVRYVSLFCASRASGVDGLLNWDAHKTLRSDYERHLPIFDGPTAALLSDLKQSGLLDDTLVLWTTEFGRMPTHQAGTTGRDHNPDGFTCWMMGAGVQGGVSYGATDEFGRRAEINPTTVWDFYATVLHLLGFNHEQLTWYHNGLDRRLTDVHGNVIHDILSA, encoded by the coding sequence ATGTTCGGTAAACCCAACCGCAGAAACGCCGCTGCGCAACCGCTTTCGGAAATCGCGCGGCGGTCATTTCTTGGCAATGTCGCGACCGGCTTGGGCGGCGTTGGGCTGATGCATTTGTTGTCCGGTTTGGACGTGCAGGCACCCGCATGGGGTCAGGAAGTCGGCTCGGGAAACCAATGGCAGCCGGGAAGCGGGCGCACTCATCATCCGGCCAAAGCCAAACGAGTCCTGCAGATCATGTGCCCCGGTGCCGCTTCGCACATGGACCTTTGGGAACACAAACCATCGCTGGAAAAGTACAACGGCCAACCGCTGCCGGGCGAAGAGAACATGGTGTCGTTCCAAGGCAAGAACGGCAACTTGATGAAAAGCCCTTGGGAATTCGTTCCCTGTGGCGAAAGCGGCAAACCGATCACGTCGATGATGCCCCACATGGCCCAGCACGTCGACGACATCGCGTTTTGTCACGCAATGCACAGCAAAACCAACACTCATGGTCCCGGTTGTGTGTTCATGAACACCGGTCACGATACCGAAGGGTTCCCGACCGCCGGGGCTTGGGCCAGCTATGCACTGGGCAGTGCCAACGACAACCTGCCCACCTATGTCGCGATTTCAGACGTCCGTGGCGAACCGCCCAACGGCAAAGCCAATTGGACCAATGGATTTTTGCCGGCTCGACATCAGGCGATCATGATGAGCGACCAGCAACCGATCCGGAACCTGATGACACCTCCGGGACTGTCGCCACAAATCGAATCCAAGTCGCGAGACCTGCTGGAACAACTGAACCAACGGTACGCCCAGCAGTACCCGGCCGAATCAGATCTGCAGGCTCGCATGGCTGCCTACGAATTGGCGGCGCGAATGCAGGTGTCCGCACCGGAGGTATCCGACCTGTCGCGTGAATCGAAGTCGACGCACGAAGCTTATGGAACCGAAGACGCCAATCCGTTGAAGGCCGCCTACGCTCGCAACTGTCTGCTGGCGCGGCGGCTGCTGGAACGAGACGTTCGCTACGTTAGCCTGTTCTGTGCATCGCGGGCGTCGGGCGTCGACGGGCTGTTGAACTGGGATGCCCACAAGACGCTGCGTTCGGACTACGAGCGGCATCTTCCGATCTTTGACGGTCCGACCGCGGCGCTGCTGTCGGATCTGAAACAGTCGGGGCTGCTGGACGACACGTTGGTTCTATGGACGACCGAGTTTGGGCGAATGCCCACCCACCAAGCCGGCACCACAGGCCGTGACCACAATCCCGATGGGTTCACCTGTTGGATGATGGGCGCCGGCGTCCAAGGAGGCGTTTCGTACGGTGCGACCGACGAATTTGGCAGACGAGCGGAGATCAACCCGACGACGGTCTGGGATTTCTATGCGACCGTGCTGCACCTGTTGGGGTTCAATCACGAACAACTGACCTGGTACCACAACGGACTCGATCGCCGTTTGACAGACGTCCACGGAAACGTGATCCACGACATTTTGTCTGCTTAA
- a CDS encoding phosphatidylserine decarboxylase, with translation MDQIVYHDRYRNEDCVEKVYGDSFLRWTYGTVGGKIALAAMVKRAWFSHWYGWRMDRAVSREKILPFIQQYELDADEFLRPPDQFASFNEFFFRKLKPQARPIDPRPAAAVFPADGRHLCVPDLSRCDGLFVKGEMFDLATLVDDAELAQRYAGGSLLLSRLCPVDYHRFHFPVAGSPGPSRLINGPLYSVNPIALCQNIHILATNKRTLTQLETESFGRVLLMEIGATCVGGICQTYSTDQPIDKGDEKGYFRFGGSSTITIFEPGRIQFDDDLVEQSSQHRELYAKIGDSLGTIPKS, from the coding sequence ATGGACCAGATTGTCTACCACGATCGCTATCGCAACGAAGACTGTGTGGAAAAGGTCTACGGCGACAGTTTTTTGCGTTGGACCTATGGCACGGTGGGCGGAAAAATTGCCCTGGCCGCGATGGTCAAACGCGCCTGGTTTTCGCATTGGTACGGATGGAGGATGGATCGTGCGGTATCGCGGGAGAAGATCCTGCCGTTCATCCAGCAATACGAATTGGACGCCGACGAATTCTTGCGTCCGCCCGACCAGTTCGCCAGTTTCAACGAATTCTTCTTTCGCAAACTGAAACCACAGGCTCGCCCGATCGACCCACGACCCGCCGCGGCGGTCTTTCCAGCCGACGGGCGGCACCTGTGTGTCCCTGACCTGTCCCGCTGTGACGGGTTGTTTGTCAAAGGCGAAATGTTTGACCTGGCGACCTTGGTGGACGACGCCGAATTGGCCCAGCGGTATGCCGGCGGCAGTCTGCTGCTGTCGCGTTTGTGCCCGGTGGATTACCACCGTTTCCATTTCCCCGTCGCCGGGTCCCCAGGCCCGTCGCGGCTGATCAATGGGCCGCTGTATTCGGTCAACCCGATCGCACTGTGCCAAAACATCCATATCCTGGCGACCAACAAACGAACGTTGACACAGTTGGAAACCGAATCGTTTGGACGCGTCTTGTTGATGGAAATCGGGGCCACCTGCGTGGGCGGAATCTGCCAGACCTACAGCACCGATCAACCGATCGACAAAGGCGACGAAAAGGGATACTTCCGATTCGGTGGTTCATCCACCATCACGATCTTCGAACCCGGCCGAATCCAATTCGATGACGACCTCGTCGAACAATCAAGCCAACATCGGGAACTGTATGCCAAGATCGGCGACTCGTTGGGGACGATCCCCAAGTCCTAG
- a CDS encoding redoxin domain-containing protein: MSSFRVIVCLSLLSVLNIGRVSVSAKEVAKSAPDVGQKVADFDLPIVGGDQMLKLSDQYAEGPVVVIVLRGFPGYQCPLCSRQIGALTNRIKTIAKTAKRVILVYPGPASMLDDHATDFMGSRKLPAPIVMVRDPDMEMVNRWGLRWNAPRETAYPATYVINSDGEVAWRLISDSHGGRSTATDIIKALDKIESTN; encoded by the coding sequence ATGTCATCCTTTCGCGTGATCGTGTGCCTGAGTTTGTTAAGCGTACTGAACATCGGCAGGGTATCGGTTTCAGCGAAAGAAGTTGCCAAGTCGGCTCCCGACGTCGGTCAAAAGGTCGCTGACTTTGACTTGCCGATCGTCGGTGGCGACCAGATGCTGAAACTTAGCGATCAGTACGCCGAGGGGCCCGTGGTGGTCATCGTGCTGCGTGGTTTCCCCGGCTATCAATGCCCCCTGTGTAGTCGCCAAATCGGCGCGCTGACCAATCGCATCAAAACGATTGCCAAAACCGCCAAGCGAGTCATCTTGGTTTATCCCGGACCGGCGTCGATGCTGGACGATCACGCCACCGATTTCATGGGTTCGCGGAAGTTGCCCGCACCGATCGTGATGGTTCGCGACCCGGATATGGAAATGGTGAACCGTTGGGGGCTTCGCTGGAATGCGCCCCGGGAAACCGCCTACCCGGCAACCTACGTGATCAACAGCGATGGCGAAGTCGCGTGGCGATTGATCAGCGATTCCCATGGTGGACGCAGCACCGCCACCGACATCATCAAGGCCCTGGACAAGATCGAATCGACAAACTGA
- a CDS encoding sugar phosphate isomerase/epimerase family protein → MTTPAKLPTGSHRSRQHAAPDWSLGRRQLFAATAVGLTAWLARPLQSLADDVADSSSDNGPLPYVDRIGLQLYTVRDQMKADAEGTIQAIAKAGYRQVELMSIDDDAIKIAAIARDHGLMVHSAFMDFGGITHPDRDGVISVDRTVEIAERIGLRHVVFGYIARDERDSVEKCQTIAENANRAAEKTRAAGMRMGYHNHSFEFAKLDGGAKTAFDIFIERFDPQLMDFELDVFWVKIGGEDPIAMMKKLAGRITQVHLKDLKADVGTINDEGQVPADAFQELGDGVIDMPAIMRLAKEIGVRECHVEQDQSPAPIDSINQSIQFLNQKRS, encoded by the coding sequence ATGACCACCCCCGCCAAACTGCCAACCGGTTCGCATCGATCCCGCCAACATGCCGCCCCCGATTGGTCTCTGGGACGACGACAACTGTTCGCCGCCACCGCCGTCGGTTTGACCGCCTGGCTTGCGCGTCCTTTGCAATCGCTGGCCGACGATGTCGCCGACAGTTCATCGGATAATGGTCCACTGCCCTATGTCGATCGCATCGGACTGCAGCTGTACACCGTCCGTGACCAGATGAAAGCCGATGCCGAGGGAACGATCCAAGCGATCGCCAAGGCCGGGTACCGGCAAGTCGAATTGATGTCGATCGACGACGATGCGATCAAGATTGCGGCGATCGCGCGTGATCATGGATTGATGGTCCACAGTGCATTCATGGATTTCGGCGGCATCACCCATCCGGATCGTGATGGAGTGATCAGTGTTGATCGGACCGTCGAAATCGCCGAACGGATCGGACTGCGTCACGTCGTCTTTGGCTACATCGCACGCGACGAACGCGACAGCGTCGAAAAATGTCAAACGATTGCCGAAAACGCGAACCGCGCCGCCGAAAAGACTCGTGCCGCCGGAATGCGGATGGGTTACCACAACCATTCGTTCGAATTCGCCAAGCTGGATGGCGGTGCAAAAACAGCATTCGATATTTTCATCGAACGGTTTGACCCGCAGTTGATGGATTTCGAATTGGATGTGTTCTGGGTCAAGATCGGTGGCGAAGACCCGATCGCGATGATGAAAAAGTTGGCAGGTCGAATCACCCAGGTTCACCTGAAGGATCTGAAGGCTGACGTCGGGACGATCAACGACGAAGGCCAGGTCCCAGCCGACGCGTTTCAAGAACTTGGCGACGGCGTCATCGACATGCCTGCGATCATGCGGTTGGCAAAAGAGATCGGTGTTCGGGAATGCCATGTGGAACAGGATCAATCGCCTGCCCCGATCGATAGTATCAATCAAAGCATTCAGTTTCTGAATCAAAAGAGATCCTAA